One genomic segment of Mesoterricola silvestris includes these proteins:
- a CDS encoding efflux RND transporter periplasmic adaptor subunit: protein MTRPVFKKRFPWGWLLLGCLAVAVVFGIAAARNAPLKLAVTVPTVYAAGERNPVLTASGYLVARHRATLSAKVPGRIQWLGVEEGSRVTKGQVIARLEAPDLQATRDQVEAQLGQAILDRDRGEALAKDGVLDRASLDKLRTACLTLKAQLAYQDALLENMVLRAPFTGTVTQKLSEVGETVSPGSAGGANAINAVAVLADFDSLELEVEVNETGLPRLRKGMPAEIRVDALDAEPGAKPLRGTLREIYPSSNRQKATVLVRVALVDKHPILVPDMGAKITFMGEPFAAQTIFLGREQIVRRQGKPFVWTLQAGRAALRPVELGEENPVGFMAKGIPADLQLLVVPQEIKLEEGKRVIPRER from the coding sequence ATGACGAGGCCGGTGTTCAAGAAACGCTTCCCCTGGGGCTGGCTGCTCCTGGGCTGCCTGGCGGTGGCGGTGGTCTTCGGCATCGCCGCGGCCCGCAACGCGCCGCTGAAGCTGGCGGTGACCGTGCCCACGGTGTATGCGGCGGGTGAGCGGAATCCGGTGCTCACGGCCAGCGGCTACCTGGTGGCCCGGCACCGGGCCACCCTTTCGGCCAAGGTGCCCGGGCGGATCCAGTGGCTGGGCGTGGAGGAGGGGAGCCGCGTCACCAAGGGGCAGGTGATCGCCCGCCTGGAGGCGCCGGATCTGCAGGCCACCCGCGACCAGGTGGAGGCCCAGCTGGGCCAGGCCATCCTGGACCGGGACCGGGGCGAGGCCCTGGCCAAGGACGGGGTGCTGGACCGGGCCTCCCTGGACAAGCTTCGCACCGCCTGCCTCACCCTCAAGGCCCAGCTGGCCTACCAGGACGCGCTGCTGGAGAACATGGTGCTGCGCGCGCCCTTCACGGGCACCGTCACCCAGAAGCTGTCGGAGGTGGGCGAGACCGTGAGCCCGGGCAGCGCCGGCGGCGCCAACGCCATCAACGCCGTGGCCGTGCTGGCGGACTTCGACAGCCTGGAGCTGGAGGTGGAAGTGAACGAGACCGGCCTGCCCCGCCTGCGCAAGGGCATGCCCGCGGAGATCCGCGTGGACGCCCTGGACGCCGAGCCCGGGGCCAAGCCCCTGCGGGGCACCCTCCGGGAGATCTACCCCTCCTCCAACCGCCAGAAGGCCACCGTCCTGGTGCGGGTCGCCCTGGTGGACAAGCACCCCATCCTCGTGCCCGACATGGGCGCCAAGATCACCTTCATGGGCGAGCCCTTCGCGGCCCAGACGATCTTCCTGGGCAGGGAGCAGATCGTGCGCCGGCAGGGCAAGCCCTTCGTGTGGACCCTGCAAGCCGGCCGCGCCGCGCTGCGCCCCGTGGAACTGGGGGAGGAGAACCCCGTGGGCTTCATGGCCAAGGGCATCCCCGCCGATCTCCAGCTCCTGGTGGTGCCCCAGGAAATCAAGCTGGAGGAGGGCAAGCGCGTGATTCCCCGGGAGCGCTGA
- a CDS encoding ABC transporter ATP-binding protein produces MDDVTVRLRGLAKSYWRGPLEIPVLTGIDLEIPRGGYYALMGPSGSGKTTLLNLIAGIDRPSGGELEVCGHALNGLNDDDLAGWRSRNVGFIFQNYNLVPVLNAYENVELPLLLQDLGRAERRERVLRALSLVNLSDRMHNYPRQLSGGQEQRVAIARAIVHDPELIVADEPTGALDAKNAEEALILLEHLNQELGKTIVLVTHDPKAASHARFQIHLEKGVLDRTVEVHDRPTLPRLLP; encoded by the coding sequence ATGGACGACGTGACCGTCAGGCTCCGGGGCCTGGCCAAGAGCTACTGGCGGGGGCCCCTCGAGATCCCCGTCCTCACGGGCATCGACCTGGAGATCCCCCGGGGGGGCTACTACGCCCTCATGGGGCCCAGCGGCTCGGGCAAGACCACGCTCCTCAACCTCATCGCCGGCATCGACCGGCCTTCGGGCGGGGAGCTGGAGGTGTGCGGCCACGCCCTCAACGGGCTGAACGACGACGACCTGGCCGGGTGGCGCAGCCGGAACGTGGGCTTCATCTTCCAGAACTACAACCTGGTGCCGGTGCTCAACGCCTACGAGAACGTGGAGCTGCCCCTGCTCCTCCAGGACCTGGGGCGGGCGGAGCGCCGCGAACGGGTGCTGCGCGCCCTGTCCCTGGTCAACCTCTCGGACCGCATGCACAACTACCCCCGCCAGCTCTCCGGGGGCCAGGAGCAGCGCGTGGCCATCGCCCGGGCCATCGTCCACGACCCCGAGCTCATCGTGGCCGACGAGCCCACCGGGGCCCTGGACGCGAAGAACGCCGAGGAGGCCCTCATCCTCCTGGAGCACCTGAACCAGGAACTGGGCAAAACCATCGTGCTGGTCACCCACGACCCCAAGGCCGCCAGCCACGCGCGCTTCCAGATCCACCTGGAGAAGGGCGTGCTGGACCGCACCGTGGAAGTGCATGACCGGCCCACCCTGCCCCGCCTCCTGCCTTGA
- a CDS encoding ABC transporter permease — MKFLTLVLRSLFRSKRRTFLTVLSLSVSVFLIAILQSLLGTMDSLTTSTGSGTRLVVQDKASFTNVIPQAYANFLRQQPEIERFTAFQWFGGEYKDPRNFFANFAVDPESYLEVYREEANLPAIPRDQVRDFLRDGNGCIVGRTLADKYGWKVGDVVPLKSPIFNLTLRLNIRIIFTGLRKSDEMFLAFNIKQLQEAVPWMKGRVGAFTVRARNPADIPKLCERIDHHFANSAQETLSITENAFNLNMIKMLGDYSTMVHTISAAVLVAILIVTANTMAMAIRERTTQISTMRALGFRSGQILSLLMAEGLLLSLLGSGLGIGMAMAAASAAAKVAGQILPWMADFIITPETLLLCVLITLALGLLSTFIPAYRASRRPITEGLRAL; from the coding sequence TTGAAGTTCCTCACCCTGGTCCTGCGCTCCCTGTTCCGCTCCAAGCGGAGGACCTTCCTCACGGTGCTGAGCCTGTCGGTCTCGGTCTTCCTCATCGCGATCCTCCAGAGCCTCCTGGGCACCATGGATTCCCTCACCACCTCCACCGGCAGCGGCACGCGGCTGGTGGTGCAGGACAAGGCCTCCTTCACCAACGTGATCCCCCAGGCCTACGCCAATTTCCTGCGCCAGCAGCCGGAGATCGAGCGCTTCACCGCCTTCCAGTGGTTCGGGGGCGAGTACAAGGACCCCCGGAACTTCTTCGCCAATTTCGCAGTGGACCCGGAATCCTACCTCGAGGTGTACCGGGAGGAGGCCAACCTCCCCGCCATCCCCCGGGACCAGGTGCGGGACTTCCTTCGGGACGGCAACGGGTGCATCGTGGGCCGGACCCTGGCCGACAAGTATGGCTGGAAGGTGGGCGACGTGGTGCCCCTGAAGAGCCCCATCTTCAACCTCACCCTGCGCCTCAACATCCGCATCATCTTCACGGGCCTGCGCAAGTCCGACGAGATGTTCCTGGCCTTCAACATCAAGCAGCTGCAGGAGGCCGTGCCCTGGATGAAGGGCCGCGTGGGCGCCTTCACCGTGCGCGCCCGGAACCCCGCCGACATCCCCAAGCTCTGCGAGCGCATCGACCACCACTTCGCCAACAGCGCCCAGGAGACGCTCTCCATCACCGAGAACGCGTTCAACCTGAACATGATCAAGATGCTGGGGGACTACTCCACCATGGTGCACACCATTTCCGCCGCCGTGCTGGTGGCCATCCTCATCGTCACGGCCAACACCATGGCCATGGCCATCCGGGAGCGCACCACCCAGATATCGACCATGCGGGCCCTGGGCTTCCGCTCGGGGCAGATCCTCTCCCTGCTCATGGCCGAGGGCCTCCTGCTCTCGCTCCTGGGCAGCGGGCTGGGCATCGGCATGGCCATGGCCGCGGCCTCGGCCGCGGCGAAGGTGGCCGGCCAGATACTGCCCTGGATGGCCGACTTCATCATCACCCCCGAGACCCTGCTGCTCTGCGTCCTGATCACCCTGGCCCTGGGGCTGCTCTCCACGTTCATCCCGGCCTACCGCGCCAGCCGCAGGCCCATCACCGAAGGCTTGAGGGCCCTGTGA
- a CDS encoding PEP/pyruvate-binding domain-containing protein gives MSDKNFGQSRELQAIFAIAALLAREDLSLTQILQVVAEALPKGFKYEEVCQARIHFWGECFETKGFTPSPWTLRAPIVVRGETLGEVEVVYLENRSSRAPGNPFHLDQKKLVDLTAQKLGQLAEVRIAQHSGELVPAPAPPAPAQKPEWRYILDLLKEIDPALHHRLIRRLMNHATKVGVPGVQKLIAVFDPAIYATGEASSHGSNAPLPKRDMATMVKTFQEIEDIASIVFEDEDLTALLKQWMRQDKLGFLAIATEKRDIPLVEITEIVDRFCRETNEEIPALASQDDQNVRVALIRRFLTENLKFIGIAKRHLTVYDFGKILNHVVGPAQGNGKLGGKAAGLILGARILKRKAGGNALVDSVKTPKTWYITSDGIYNFLRHNSLEDLWSLKFSPVEEVRQTFPYLEQAFKNSFFSPEMYQQIQFAMDDLGEGPLIVRSSSLLEDSEGMAFSGKYRSLFLANVGSREDRLEALMDAVCEVYASVFGPDPIQYRAERGLLDFVEEMGIIIQKVVGRRVGKYFFPAFAGVAFSHNEYRWSPRLRREDGIVRMVAGLGTRAVDRLGSDFPFMLSPGQPKIRVNVTPEQVTHYAQSHMDVINLETGRFETLAVEDILKEAGDDYPLLEQIVSVLEDGFLKKPMKGMVSADKDDLVVTFSGLVERTDFVPQIRAILAILQEALGTAVDMEFAHDGDNLYLLQCRPQSRMEEEGLMQMPTKVAFDHKIFSASKFITNGYVPGIRYIVYVDPEEYRKIPDLADLVSIADAVNRLNGILPRRKFILMGPGRWGSRGDVTLGVGITYSGINNTSLLVEIARKKGNYVPDLSFGTHFFQDLVEAKIHYLALYPDDEGNLFNEEFLTNSPSVLTQLLPEHTRLEKAVRVIDVEQVFPGCHLEVVMDGNTDRALGYIRGAHEH, from the coding sequence ATGAGCGACAAGAACTTCGGCCAGTCCAGGGAACTCCAGGCGATCTTCGCCATCGCGGCGCTCCTGGCCCGGGAGGACCTCTCCCTCACCCAGATCCTCCAGGTGGTGGCGGAGGCCCTGCCCAAGGGGTTCAAGTACGAGGAGGTGTGCCAGGCGCGCATCCACTTCTGGGGGGAGTGCTTCGAGACCAAGGGCTTCACGCCCAGTCCCTGGACGCTCCGGGCGCCCATCGTGGTGCGGGGGGAGACCCTGGGCGAGGTGGAGGTGGTCTACCTGGAGAACCGCTCCTCCCGGGCGCCGGGCAACCCCTTCCACCTGGACCAGAAGAAGCTCGTGGACCTCACGGCCCAGAAGCTGGGGCAGCTGGCGGAGGTGCGAATCGCCCAGCACAGCGGCGAGCTGGTGCCGGCCCCGGCGCCCCCGGCCCCCGCGCAGAAGCCGGAGTGGCGCTACATCCTGGACCTGCTCAAGGAGATCGATCCGGCCCTGCATCACCGGCTGATCCGGCGGCTCATGAACCATGCCACCAAGGTGGGCGTGCCCGGCGTGCAGAAGCTCATCGCGGTGTTCGACCCGGCCATCTACGCCACGGGGGAGGCTTCCTCCCACGGCTCCAACGCCCCGCTGCCCAAGCGGGACATGGCCACCATGGTCAAGACCTTCCAGGAGATCGAGGACATCGCATCCATCGTGTTCGAGGACGAGGACCTCACGGCCCTCCTCAAGCAGTGGATGCGCCAGGACAAGCTGGGCTTCCTGGCCATCGCCACGGAGAAGCGGGACATCCCCCTGGTGGAGATCACCGAGATCGTGGACCGCTTCTGCCGCGAGACCAACGAGGAGATCCCCGCCCTGGCCAGCCAGGACGACCAGAACGTGCGGGTGGCCCTCATCCGGCGCTTCCTCACGGAGAACCTCAAGTTCATCGGCATCGCCAAGCGCCACCTCACCGTCTACGACTTCGGCAAGATCCTCAACCACGTGGTGGGCCCCGCCCAGGGCAACGGCAAGCTGGGCGGCAAGGCCGCGGGCCTCATCCTGGGGGCGCGCATCCTCAAGCGCAAGGCCGGGGGCAACGCCCTGGTGGATTCCGTGAAGACGCCCAAGACCTGGTACATCACCTCGGACGGCATCTACAACTTCCTGCGCCACAACAGCCTCGAGGACCTGTGGAGCCTCAAGTTCAGCCCGGTGGAGGAGGTGCGCCAGACCTTCCCCTACCTGGAGCAGGCCTTCAAGAACTCCTTCTTCTCGCCCGAAATGTACCAGCAGATCCAGTTCGCCATGGACGACCTGGGGGAGGGGCCGCTCATCGTGCGCTCCTCCAGCCTGCTGGAGGACAGCGAGGGCATGGCCTTCTCCGGGAAGTACCGCAGCCTCTTCCTGGCCAACGTCGGCAGCCGCGAGGACCGGCTGGAGGCCCTCATGGACGCGGTGTGCGAGGTGTACGCCTCGGTCTTCGGGCCCGACCCCATCCAGTACCGGGCCGAGCGCGGCCTCCTGGATTTCGTGGAGGAGATGGGCATCATCATCCAGAAGGTGGTGGGGCGCCGCGTGGGCAAGTACTTCTTCCCGGCCTTCGCGGGGGTGGCCTTCAGCCACAACGAGTACCGCTGGAGCCCGCGCCTCCGGCGCGAGGACGGCATCGTGCGCATGGTGGCGGGGCTGGGCACCCGGGCCGTGGACCGCCTGGGCAGCGACTTCCCCTTCATGCTGAGCCCCGGCCAGCCCAAGATCCGCGTGAACGTCACCCCCGAGCAGGTGACCCACTACGCCCAGAGCCACATGGACGTCATCAACCTGGAGACGGGCCGCTTCGAGACGCTGGCCGTGGAGGACATCCTGAAGGAGGCCGGCGACGACTACCCGCTCCTGGAGCAGATCGTGTCGGTGCTGGAGGACGGCTTCCTGAAGAAGCCCATGAAGGGCATGGTCAGCGCCGACAAGGACGACCTGGTGGTGACCTTCTCGGGCCTGGTGGAGCGCACGGACTTCGTGCCCCAGATCCGCGCCATCCTGGCCATCCTCCAGGAGGCCCTGGGCACCGCCGTGGACATGGAGTTCGCCCACGACGGCGACAACCTCTACCTCCTGCAGTGCCGCCCCCAGAGCCGCATGGAGGAGGAGGGCCTCATGCAGATGCCCACCAAGGTGGCCTTCGACCACAAGATCTTCTCCGCCTCCAAGTTCATCACCAACGGATACGTCCCCGGCATCCGGTACATCGTCTACGTGGACCCCGAGGAGTACCGCAAGATCCCCGACCTGGCGGACCTGGTTTCCATCGCGGACGCCGTCAACCGCCTCAACGGCATCCTGCCCCGCCGGAAGTTCATCCTCATGGGCCCCGGGCGCTGGGGCAGCCGCGGCGACGTGACCCTGGGGGTGGGCATCACCTATTCGGGCATCAACAACACCTCCCTGCTGGTGGAGATCGCCCGCAAGAAGGGCAACTACGTCCCCGACCTCTCCTTCGGCACCCATTTCTTCCAGGACCTGGTGGAGGCCAAGATCCACTACCTCGCCCTCTACCCCGACGACGAGGGCAACCTCTTCAACGAGGAGTTCCTCACCAACAGCCCCAGCGTCCTCACCCAGCTCCTGCCCGAGCACACGCGCCTGGAGAAGGCGGTGCGGGTGATCGACGTGGAGCAGGTCTTCCCGGGCTGCCACCTGGAGGTGGTGATGGACGGCAACACGGACCGGGCCCTGGGCTACATCCGGGGGGCCCACGAACACTGA
- a CDS encoding PadR family transcriptional regulator: MDRELLKGSTPLLLLSLLTDGPMYGYQIIETVKQRTDGSYTLKEGALYPALHKLEAAEFITSYWQTQPNGRDRRYYAIQPAGASFLAAKKQEWGQFVAMVDGFVGPRP; encoded by the coding sequence ATGGACCGTGAACTGCTAAAGGGGAGCACGCCGCTCCTTCTGCTGTCTCTTCTCACGGACGGCCCGATGTACGGCTACCAGATCATCGAGACGGTCAAGCAACGGACCGATGGCAGCTACACCCTCAAGGAGGGTGCGCTCTACCCGGCCCTCCACAAGCTGGAGGCGGCGGAGTTCATCACCTCGTACTGGCAGACCCAGCCCAACGGCCGGGACCGCCGCTACTACGCCATCCAGCCCGCCGGCGCCTCCTTCCTGGCCGCCAAGAAGCAGGAGTGGGGGCAGTTCGTGGCCATGGTGGACGGCTTCGTGGGGCCCCGGCCGTGA
- a CDS encoding DNA-3-methyladenine glycosylase, with the protein MPRPGSLIPAAFYLRPVDVVARDLLGRHLCLGPVTLRITEVEAYGGPQDSASHARSGRTPRNAPMWEAGGCAYVYFCYGMHHMLNVVTGPPDRAEAVLIRSCEPVTGLDLVLERRRHVQGPALLTGPGKVAQALGVDLAFTGTRFHEPGGLELRAGSPAAAILAGPRVGVDFASPADRDRPWRFAEAGTPWVSRPRNLR; encoded by the coding sequence ATGCCACGCCCTGGGAGCCTGATCCCCGCCGCCTTCTACCTGCGCCCGGTGGACGTGGTGGCCCGGGACCTGCTCGGCAGGCACCTGTGCCTGGGGCCGGTGACGCTGCGCATCACGGAGGTGGAGGCCTACGGCGGCCCCCAGGACTCCGCCAGCCACGCCCGCTCCGGGCGCACCCCCCGCAACGCCCCCATGTGGGAGGCCGGGGGCTGCGCCTACGTCTACTTCTGCTACGGCATGCACCACATGCTCAATGTCGTCACCGGCCCCCCGGACCGGGCCGAAGCCGTGCTCATCCGCAGCTGCGAACCCGTGACGGGCCTGGACCTGGTCCTGGAGCGCCGGCGCCACGTGCAGGGCCCCGCCCTCCTCACGGGACCCGGCAAGGTGGCCCAGGCGCTTGGGGTGGATCTGGCCTTCACCGGCACGCGCTTCCACGAACCCGGCGGCCTGGAGTTGCGGGCGGGATCCCCGGCCGCCGCCATCCTCGCCGGCCCCCGGGTGGGCGTGGATTTCGCGTCGCCCGCGGACCGGGACCGGCCCTGGCGCTTCGCGGAGGCGGGCACCCCCTGGGTGAGCCGGCCCAGAAACCTGCGTTAA
- the prfA gene encoding peptide chain release factor 1, whose amino-acid sequence MLDQLESLDAKYQEIEAQLQDPAVVSDMKRLRELTKLRSELEPVVEAWHLQRTRLRQLEEAEQILADKTQDAELREMAGLEIPELKEAILAGEAALRQLLVPKDPKDERNVILEVRAGTGGEEAALFAAEIFRMYVRFAERRGYRVSVLSESEADQGGLREVVAEVEGAGAYSLFRFESGVHRVQRVPKTETQGRIHTSACTVAVMPEADEVDIEVKKEDLRIDTFCSGGKGGQSVNTTYSAVRLTHLPTNTVVQCQDERSQLKNMAKAMTVLRSRLLEKAQAEVDQAEASLRKTQVGSGDRSEKIRTYNFPQGRVTDHRVNVTIHQLDSFMQGMIEPILEPLRAAHEAERLQQLEA is encoded by the coding sequence ATGCTCGACCAGCTTGAATCCCTCGATGCCAAGTACCAGGAGATCGAAGCCCAGCTCCAGGACCCCGCCGTCGTCAGCGACATGAAGCGGCTGCGGGAGCTCACCAAGCTGCGCTCCGAGCTGGAGCCCGTGGTGGAGGCCTGGCACCTCCAGCGCACCCGGCTGCGCCAGCTGGAGGAGGCCGAGCAGATCCTGGCCGACAAGACCCAGGACGCCGAGCTGCGCGAGATGGCCGGCCTGGAGATCCCCGAGCTCAAGGAGGCCATCCTGGCCGGGGAGGCCGCCCTGCGCCAGCTGCTGGTGCCCAAGGACCCCAAGGACGAGCGCAACGTCATCCTGGAGGTGCGGGCCGGTACCGGGGGGGAGGAGGCCGCCCTCTTCGCGGCGGAGATCTTCCGGATGTACGTGCGCTTCGCGGAGCGCCGGGGCTACCGGGTGTCGGTGCTCAGCGAGAGCGAGGCGGACCAGGGCGGCCTGCGGGAAGTGGTGGCCGAGGTGGAGGGGGCCGGGGCCTACTCCCTCTTCCGGTTCGAAAGCGGCGTCCACCGGGTGCAGCGGGTGCCCAAGACCGAGACCCAGGGCCGCATCCACACCTCGGCCTGCACCGTGGCCGTCATGCCCGAGGCCGACGAGGTGGACATCGAGGTGAAGAAGGAGGACCTGCGCATCGACACCTTCTGCTCCGGCGGCAAGGGCGGCCAGAGCGTGAACACCACCTACTCCGCCGTGCGCCTCACCCACCTGCCCACCAACACCGTGGTGCAGTGCCAGGACGAGCGCAGCCAGCTCAAGAACATGGCCAAGGCCATGACCGTGCTCCGCTCGCGCCTCCTGGAGAAGGCCCAGGCCGAGGTGGACCAGGCCGAGGCCAGCCTGCGCAAGACCCAGGTGGGCTCCGGGGACCGCTCGGAGAAGATCCGCACCTACAACTTCCCCCAGGGCCGGGTCACGGACCACCGGGTCAACGTCACCATCCACCAGCTGGATTCCTTCATGCAGGGCATGATCGAGCCCATCCTGGAGCCCCTGCGGGCCGCCCACGAGGCCGAAAGGCTCCAGCAACTGGAGGCCTGA
- the guaD gene encoding guanine deaminase: MLYRAHLLSPDGSARLKEFADGGLLVDEAGRIVDAGAFEALEAAHPGAEVMDLRPHWILPGLIDLHSHLPQFECVALDGLELMPWLETHIFPAEARFRDSEVAARAARDYFRSQLALGTTTSVAYLTVHPEAADRAFREAERCGIRAVLGKVMMDMHAPEALLEDTGASLRQSEELCETWHGRDGGRLRYAFTPRFAPVCSGELMAGLARAAQRHGAYIQTHISESVGEIERVRELFPEAADYTAVYAAAGMLGPRTLLGHGIHLSRSEREVIRESGATIVHCPRSNEFIKSGIMPLRRWLSEGLSVGLATDVGGGPKLDMWGEMAAACNASKTRWALQRLQGLRLDGVEGLDGELRTRIALALDLDQDDPVTPVEAFHLATLHGARALGLEAETGSLDPGKDADFIVVDPRRVDPAASRAVEPAEEMLSRLLYRSDPAMIRATYVRGRRCHALGA; the protein is encoded by the coding sequence GTGCTCTACCGCGCTCACCTCTTGAGCCCAGATGGCTCTGCGCGCCTGAAGGAATTCGCAGACGGGGGCCTCCTCGTGGACGAGGCCGGGCGGATCGTCGATGCGGGGGCCTTCGAGGCCCTGGAGGCGGCCCACCCGGGCGCCGAGGTGATGGACCTGCGTCCCCACTGGATCCTGCCCGGGCTCATCGACCTGCATTCCCACCTTCCCCAGTTCGAGTGCGTGGCCCTGGACGGGCTGGAGCTGATGCCCTGGCTGGAGACCCACATCTTCCCCGCGGAGGCCCGGTTCCGGGATTCCGAAGTGGCGGCCCGGGCGGCCCGGGATTATTTCCGCAGCCAGCTGGCCCTGGGCACCACCACGTCGGTGGCCTACCTCACGGTGCACCCGGAGGCCGCGGACCGCGCCTTCCGGGAGGCCGAACGCTGCGGGATCCGGGCGGTGCTGGGCAAGGTGATGATGGACATGCATGCCCCCGAAGCGCTCCTGGAGGACACCGGGGCTTCCCTGCGCCAGAGCGAGGAGCTGTGCGAAACCTGGCACGGGCGCGACGGCGGGCGCCTGCGCTACGCCTTCACGCCCCGCTTCGCGCCGGTGTGCTCCGGGGAGCTCATGGCGGGGCTGGCCCGGGCCGCCCAGCGCCACGGCGCCTACATCCAGACCCACATCAGCGAGAGCGTGGGCGAGATCGAGCGGGTGCGGGAGCTGTTCCCGGAGGCCGCGGACTACACCGCCGTCTACGCCGCCGCGGGCATGCTGGGGCCCCGGACCCTCCTGGGCCACGGCATCCACCTCTCCCGCTCCGAGCGGGAGGTCATCCGGGAATCCGGCGCCACCATCGTCCACTGCCCCCGCTCCAACGAATTCATCAAGAGCGGCATCATGCCCCTGCGCCGCTGGCTTTCCGAGGGGCTCTCGGTGGGCCTGGCCACGGACGTGGGGGGCGGGCCGAAGCTGGACATGTGGGGCGAGATGGCCGCGGCCTGCAATGCCTCCAAGACCCGCTGGGCCCTGCAGCGCCTCCAGGGGCTTCGCCTGGACGGCGTCGAGGGGCTGGACGGCGAACTGCGCACCCGCATCGCTTTGGCCCTGGACCTGGACCAGGACGATCCCGTCACGCCCGTGGAGGCCTTCCACCTGGCCACCCTCCACGGCGCCCGCGCCCTGGGCCTGGAGGCCGAAACCGGCAGCCTGGACCCCGGCAAGGACGCGGACTTCATCGTCGTGGACCCCCGGCGCGTGGACCCCGCCGCCTCCCGCGCCGTGGAACCCGCGGAGGAGATGCTCTCCCGGCTCCTGTACCGGTCCGACCCCGCCATGATCCGCGCCACCTACGTGCGGGGCCGCCGATGCCACGCCCTGGGAGCCTGA
- a CDS encoding ABC transporter permease, with product MIWWFFVPLAPYLLWLVWAAAFHPLPLTYNWRSIWQRWAGTLSTVGAIAIVVMVFVVVLSMAQGVSRAYVRSGREDQVVIMRQNARVEMMSSVSLAQARLILTHPLIARDEVGPLATEDIIVSKQVALADGSGAMSVTVRGTTPAGIRMRSQVRMLRGRWFNTGLSEAVVPQKMLNRYTGVELGRTFDMAGRAWKVVGVFDGDGSVFDSEIWTDVGDLRQAFKRYGNDSSMAVRLRSAADVPAFIQDMEKDVRLKLEAKPEPAYFADLGDAGRPMQVLGQIITLILTVGAVFAAMNTMYATVAGRTPEIGTLRALGFRRREILASFQWEAILLTALGGLAGAFLSLLFNGIRTGTVNMNTWSDVSYAFAVTPDLMAQGVGFSVLMGVAGGFLPAWRASRIPVTEAMRA from the coding sequence GTGATCTGGTGGTTCTTCGTCCCCCTCGCCCCGTACCTGCTGTGGCTGGTGTGGGCCGCGGCCTTCCATCCCCTGCCCCTGACCTACAACTGGCGCTCCATCTGGCAGCGCTGGGCGGGCACCCTCTCCACGGTGGGGGCCATCGCCATCGTCGTGATGGTCTTCGTGGTGGTCCTGTCCATGGCCCAGGGGGTCTCCCGGGCCTACGTGCGCAGCGGCCGCGAGGACCAGGTGGTCATCATGCGCCAGAACGCGCGGGTGGAGATGATGAGCTCCGTGAGCCTGGCCCAGGCCCGGCTCATCCTCACCCACCCCCTCATCGCCCGGGACGAGGTGGGGCCCCTGGCCACCGAGGACATCATCGTCAGCAAGCAGGTCGCCCTGGCCGACGGGTCCGGCGCCATGTCCGTGACGGTGCGGGGCACCACCCCCGCGGGGATCCGCATGCGCAGCCAGGTGCGGATGCTCCGGGGACGCTGGTTCAACACCGGGCTTTCCGAGGCCGTCGTCCCCCAGAAGATGCTCAACCGCTACACCGGCGTGGAGCTGGGCCGCACCTTCGACATGGCCGGGCGCGCCTGGAAGGTGGTGGGGGTCTTCGACGGGGACGGCAGCGTCTTCGATTCGGAGATCTGGACCGACGTGGGCGACCTGCGCCAGGCCTTCAAGCGGTACGGCAACGATTCCTCCATGGCGGTGCGCCTGCGCAGCGCCGCCGACGTGCCCGCCTTCATCCAGGACATGGAGAAGGACGTGCGCCTCAAGCTGGAGGCCAAGCCCGAACCCGCCTACTTCGCCGACCTGGGCGACGCGGGCCGGCCCATGCAGGTGCTGGGCCAGATCATCACCCTGATCCTCACGGTGGGCGCGGTCTTCGCGGCCATGAACACGATGTACGCCACCGTAGCCGGCCGCACCCCCGAGATCGGCACCCTGCGGGCCCTGGGCTTCCGGCGCCGGGAGATCCTGGCCAGCTTCCAGTGGGAGGCCATCCTCCTCACGGCCCTGGGGGGCCTGGCGGGGGCCTTCCTGTCCCTGCTCTTCAACGGCATCCGCACCGGCACGGTGAACATGAACACCTGGTCCGACGTGAGCTACGCCTTCGCCGTGACCCCGGACCTCATGGCCCAGGGGGTGGGCTTCAGCGTCCTCATGGGCGTGGCGGGGGGGTTCCTCCCCGCCTGGCGCGCCAGCCGCATTCCCGTAACGGAGGCTATGAGAGCTTGA